A genome region from Triticum aestivum cultivar Chinese Spring chromosome 2B, IWGSC CS RefSeq v2.1, whole genome shotgun sequence includes the following:
- the LOC123047072 gene encoding uncharacterized protein, translated as MGNRTRRKIVPSSSALPDEIMTEVLLRLPIKSLLRFRAVCRSWAANVSSDEFCTLHAAKADADAASAPPRLLFVAPTAGYNSTAVYSCSPSGPSADVLLTLDDVRGNFVGPVAAQCRGLSLLYDAVPPAYYVLNAATRAVTRLPPCPDAPRSSAGLGFDPRTEEYKVVRLFTQSCYDKQLRDSRLLTKCETYTLGVGGRCGDQWTPAAGGVPSSRAAQAALANADLDKLPPVFVDGFLHWLMLPLVQKTMSTIMSFSITEEAFGWVQPPPFITSRNSHLVELDGHLCMARDLRADSPSILEIWKLLRGSTSGDWSLDYRIDLSAQTTREVLIELEAIRIEPQVVRVLGVTGNDRSGKKIIIGTAQHEVHAWDATSGTTETIFSVEDTNLGYQAESSSLHLCLFKESLAPVHRTNEETSWSSPVGKAVKEILLRLPAKSVTRFKTVCTQWRRLVEGKVFTRSYLETHKKMDKQGAKIMLVGKGTQQAPFRFTPLKKWLSEGSSSSEGARLETKVVCSKPCHGLNLVSTAEEDYLYNPCTGYCYKIPSDPGSSVRTPWERPDDGCAGIQQNSAFSIGNKNIGLGFSPLNQEHIAIIIRYKHKDLRSRNYRLTCSVWQRCSWYQYSISNPPLPVNDMPPAYVAGVFYWMGDPLLGPINEQVIVAFDIARNEYDTIPCPSHIARWCSNGRRHGFVTELQGTLCVVLADSMEDELQIWKQEHDRWDRAYTICLKAWPDYSLVSNVVVPLSIDSKDGRIMLSTGRKVGLYDPIGKTLERLCAVDGMPRCTGKRRELPRASEGLQRPSKRPRSGHNIHGCMESVTGQDILQASSLKKCSNNMSMEKLNAEIPSAIMSAVPLLYEESLTSYPRVLKKRLLD; from the coding sequence ATGGGCAATCGTACAAGGAGAAAGATCGTCCCGTCCAGCAGCGCGCTGCCGGACGAGATCATGACGGAGGTGCTTCTGCGGCTGCCGATCAAGTCCCTGCTCCGCTTCCGCGCCGTGTGCCGCTCCTGGGCAGCGAACGTCTCCAGCGACGAGTTCTGCACGCTCCACGCGGCCaaggccgacgccgacgccgcgtCGGCTCCACCCAGGCTGCTCTTCGTCGCGCCCACCGCGGGATACAATTCCACGGCGGTCTATTCCTGCTCGCCGTCGGGCCCCAGCGCGGACGTGCTCCTCACCCTCGACGATGTGCGGGGCAACTTCGTCGGCCCGGTGGCCGCGCAGTGCCGGGGCCTCAGCCTCCTGTACGACGCCGTTCCGCCGGCCTACTACGTGCTCAACGCTGCCACCAGGGCGGTCACGCGGCTCCCTCCTTGCCCCGACGCGCCGAGATCCAGCGCCGGACTGGGGTTTGATCCGCGGACCGAGGAGTACAAGGTTGTCAGGCTGTTCACGCAGTCATGCTACGACAAGCAGCTTAGGGACAGCAGGCTCCTTACCAAATGCGAGACATACACTCTTGGAGTTGGAGGCAGGTGTGGTGACCAGTGGACGCCTGCTGCCGGAGGAGTGCCGTCCTCCCGAGCTGCTCAAGCTGCCCTTGCAAATGCTGATCTCGACAAGCTGCCCCCGGTGTTCGTGGATGGTTTTCTCCACTGGCTTATGCTTCCGCTGGTTCAGAAAACCATGTCCACCATCATGTCCTTCTCCATCACAGAGGAGGCTTTCGGATGGGTCCAGCCGCCGCCCTTCATAACGTCTAGAAATTCACACTTGGTGGAGCTTGACGGCCACCTATGCATGGCCCGCGACCTTCGTGCCGATTCACCTAGCATACTGGAGATATGGAAGCTGCTGCGGGGCTCTACCTCTGGCGACTGGTCCCTGGATTATCGCATCGATTTGTCGGCGCAGACAACAAGAGAGGTTCTTATCGAGCTTGAAGCAATTCGTATTGAGCCTCAGGTTGTCAGAGTCCTTGGTGTTACGGGCAATGATAGATCGGGGAAGAAGATCATCATCGGCACGGCGCAACACGAGGTGCATGCCTGGGATGCCACGTCCGGAACCACCGAAACCATTTTCTCGGTCGAGGATACAAACCTAGGCTATCAAGCCGAGTCTTCTTCCCTCCATCTCTGCTTATTCAAGGAAAGTCTTGCTCCGGTCCATAGAACAAATGAGGAGACGTCATGGTCATCTCCCGTGGGTAAGGCTGTCAAGGAGATCTTGCTCCGGCTCCCTGCTAAATCTGTCACACGGTTCAAAACTGTCTGCACCCAGTGGCGCAGACTGGTTGAGGGCAAGGTCTTTACGCGCTCATACTTGGAAACGCATAAGAAAATGGACAAGCAGGGGGCAAAGATCATGCTCGTGGGCAAGGGCACCCAACAGGCACCCTTCCGGTTCACTCCGCTCAAGAAATGGCTTTCCGAGGGATCCAGCTCTAGTGAAGGTGCAAGACTGGAGACCAAGGTGGTTTGCTCCAAGCCTTGCCATGGCTTGAACCTTGTAAGCACTGCAGAAGAAGACTATCTTTACAACCCTTGCACAGGTTACTGCTACAAGATCCCTTCCGACCCAGGGTCATCTGTGCGTACACCATGGGAAAGGCCCGATGATGGTTGTGCTGGTATACAACAAAACTCCGCCTTCTCAATAGGTAATAAGAACATTGGCTTGGGTTTCAGTCCGTTGAATCAGGAGCATATAGCTATAATCATTCGTTATAAGCATAAGGACTTAAGATCTCGCAATTATCGCTTGACATGCTCGGTATGGCAGCGATGTAGTTGGTACCAATATAGTATCTCCAACCCGCCACTTCCAGTGAATGACATGCCACCGGCCTATGTGGCTGGGGTATTTTACTGGATGGGCGATCCTTTGCTGGGTCCGATCAATGAACAGGTCATAGTGGCGTTTGACATTGCCAGAAATGAATATGACACCATCCCCTGCCCCTCACACATTGCAAGATGGTGCAGCAATGGCCGTCGGCATGGCTTTGTGACAGAGCTTCAGGGAACGTTGTGTGTTGTTCTTGCAGATTCGATGGAGGATGAGTTACAGATATGGAAGCAGGAGCATGATCGGTGGGACAGAGCATACACCATATGTTTGAAAGCATGGCCCGACTACTCTCTTGTGTCGAATGTCGTGGTTCCGTTGTCCATTGATTCCAAGGATGGCAGGATAATGTTGAGCACCGGAAGGAAGGTTGGTCTCTACGATCCAATTGGTAAAACACTTGAGAGGTTGTGCGCAGTAGACGGGATGCCTCGTTGCACCGGTAAAAGGAGGGAACTTCCTAGAGCTTCGGAAGGATTGCAACGACCAAGCAAAAGGCCACGCTCGGGCCACAACATACATGGATGCATGGAATCGGTAACGGGACAAGACATACTCCAGGCTTCCTCTTTGAAGAAATGCAGCAACAATATGTCTATGGAGAAGCTAAATGCAGAAATCCCTAGTGCAATTATGTCTGCAGTTCCGCTGTTATACGAGGAGAGCCTAACGAGTTATCCGCGTGTGCTCAAAAAGAGGTTGTTAGACTGA